Part of the Leptospira sp. GIMC2001 genome, CAAGACAATTTTTATTATTCGATATTGGAAATGAAATGTTTGCGATAGGGTTTTTTTCATATTCAATTGCTATATTTTTATATTAATATATCTTAATATAAATTGAAGACTCAAGACTTTTCAAACTTCAACTATAAAACTTTTTACAACTCGCCCTACCAGAATTTATCTCTTCTCATTTGGAAAAATCCTCGATTCTTCCTCCGCTCGATTTTGTCAGGATTCATCGAATCCATAATTCGATCCGCTTGATCCCGGCTGAGCTGATCTGGATCATTGCCATTGTTCTGGGTCGACGGATCTTGCCCTATACTATTATCATTACCTTTGCTCGAGCTATTTCCTTTTGTATCCCTTTGATCATTAGACCCCGAACTTGGATCTTTTGAGTTGTTCTGGTTGGGATTGGATTCGGATCCATTCGCTTTATTCGATTGAGGTTGATTATACAGCAGCTCTAAGTTCTTTCTAGCAGCTTTATTTATAGGGTCATATTCTAGTGATTTCCGATAAGAATCTAAAGCCTTTTTCTTCTGACCCATAGCCGAATATGCCTTACCCAAATTATAATAAGATTTGGATTTCCATTCAGGATCTGGGTTTTCCAGAGATTTCTCTAAGTGGGTTATGGCTTCAGAATGCCTACCATCATGAATTTTGACACTTCCTTTGTTGAATTCAATTCTTGGATCATCGGGCAAATCATCTTCAGCTTGTTCAAAACTGCTGACAGCATTATCATAATTCTTATCATAAAAAAAATCAATTCCTTGTCGGATACTATTTCCTGTTGGATCGAAAAAAGACTCTGCGAACAAAATGTTCGGATTTACAAGAAATAGTAGGTATATGACTGAAATATAGATTCGGTAATAGCATCTAATCATTATTGACTTTCCTCCTTTCGATGAATTCGAAACATCAACCATTCTAAAATTGAAATATCGATAAAAAAAAGAAATACTGCGGGGATCAGAAAATAATGTGGTTTTTGATTTCTCAACAATTGTTTGTTCTTCGATAAAGAATTTTTTTCCATGTCTTGAATATCATCAATCAATTTATAGCGAGCACTGCCATCAGTTGTTAGATCGAAATACTTACCTCGATTCTCTCGAGCAATATCTCTTAGATAATCTGGATCTGCGACCGATATTATGATTTGTCCATCACTAGCCGAAGATACCAATCCCCCTTGAGTTGTGACATAACCTCGACTCCCTGTATCGCCATCTTCATAATAGATTGGTGCTCCATCGATCGATCCAAAACCCCACACAACCAAATCAGCGGATATCCGTGGGAGACTCGACTTGGAATGATCCTCGCCATCTGATGCAAGAACGATTATTCTATTTCGCAAAAGTTTCGAGGAATCTATCAATTTCATCGCTTTATCGAAGGCACCATTGATGTCAGATCCTTTGTCACCAACCATATCCACATCCAATCCTCGGACATAGTCTGCAAACGCATTCATATCTGTAGTCAAAGGACAATACAAAAAAGGTGATCCAGCAAAAACTACAATACCGAGTCGATTCCCTTCAAGCTCAGGCAAAAGAGACAGAAGAGTCTCTTTGAATCGAGCAAGCCTTGTTGGTTTTGCATCCACAGCATTCATTGATAGTGATGAATCAACGAGGAAAAGAACATCTACACCTTCAGAAGATTCTTCTCTTAAGATATTTTCACCGGGAGGGAAAATCAATGCACCAACTAACAATACAACGACTATAAAGTATAAAATAAGTCTAATTATCTTTACTCTTGGATCTCCGAATGATATTCTAGATGCAATACTTGGCTTTTTCGAAATTGCTTGCCTAATAATTTTTATATCAAGCATACGATAAACGCCATAAGCCAGAACAAATACTAACAGCACAGTTGCGACTAGCCACTCAAGGATAGAATCGGAAAGCATACATTCTTCCTCCCAAATCTAACATAAACAATAGCATAGCAAGTATTAGATATTTTTTATAACTTGATTCTATCAATTCTTTTGGTTTGTCAGCTAGAATATCCTTTTCCAGTTGATCAATCTCGAGTAACACTGACTCCAATTCAGCAGGACTTTCAGCTCGAAAGAATTTCCCACCACTGCGTCTCGAAAGATCGTGGAGAGCTGAGAAATTCACTTCATATTCTCCATCTTCTTTTCCGATTCCAATAGAATATATTTTTATTCCATAAGCTCTTGCAGTT contains:
- the batB gene encoding VWA domain-containing protein BatB → MLSDSILEWLVATVLLVFVLAYGVYRMLDIKIIRQAISKKPSIASRISFGDPRVKIIRLILYFIVVVLLVGALIFPPGENILREESSEGVDVLFLVDSSLSMNAVDAKPTRLARFKETLLSLLPELEGNRLGIVVFAGSPFLYCPLTTDMNAFADYVRGLDVDMVGDKGSDINGAFDKAMKLIDSSKLLRNRIIVLASDGEDHSKSSLPRISADLVVWGFGSIDGAPIYYEDGDTGSRGYVTTQGGLVSSASDGQIIISVADPDYLRDIARENRGKYFDLTTDGSARYKLIDDIQDMEKNSLSKNKQLLRNQKPHYFLIPAVFLFFIDISILEWLMFRIHRKEESQ
- a CDS encoding tetratricopeptide repeat protein, yielding MIRCYYRIYISVIYLLFLVNPNILFAESFFDPTGNSIRQGIDFFYDKNYDNAVSSFEQAEDDLPDDPRIEFNKGSVKIHDGRHSEAITHLEKSLENPDPEWKSKSYYNLGKAYSAMGQKKKALDSYRKSLEYDPINKAARKNLELLYNQPQSNKANGSESNPNQNNSKDPSSGSNDQRDTKGNSSSKGNDNSIGQDPSTQNNGNDPDQLSRDQADRIMDSMNPDKIERRKNRGFFQMRRDKFW